The Huiozyma naganishii CBS 8797 chromosome 6, complete genome genome includes a window with the following:
- the KNAG0F01720 gene encoding uncharacterized protein (similar to Saccharomyces cerevisiae YMR181C and YPL229W; ancestral locus Anc_6.255): MNSFPINKDMDPTLMGNTNTSNVPLFQQQQQQAQPQQYANSPVIMPNTLPILLDESKNLKRFNVNASRSNSSSSTASSVMSNGNSVMMNSSSFNTNDLAGDMNLYDIKQKCELGKLFEDDVFYCPRSLLSKEELQTCEMLDKFLVHKMMMDSQPLLQQQDPYLNQRQHLTNSVPKFNPYTSKSFNPSP, encoded by the coding sequence ATGAACAGTTTCCCAATAAATAAAGATATGGACCCCACGTTAATGGGTAACACTAACACAAGCAACGTGCCTCTattccaacaacaacaacaacaggcACAGCCACAGCAGTACGCCAACAGTCCAGTGATAATGCCAAACACACTCCCCATTCTTCTAGACGAGAGTAAGAACCTGAAGCGGTTTAATGTGAACGCGTCTAGGAGTAACTCAAGTTCAAGCACTGCATCCAGCGTCATGAGTAACGGTAACAGTGTCATGATGAATTCAAGTAGTTTCAATACAAATGATTTGGCGGGGGATATGAACCTCTACGATATAAAACAGAAGTGTGAGTTGGGGAAGTTGTTTGAAGACGATGTCTTCTACTGTCCAAGGTCACTTCTCTCCAAGGAGGAACTTCAAACGTGCGAAATGTTGGATAAGTTCTTAGTACATAAAATGATGATGGATTCACAACCTCTTTTACAACAACAGGACCCGTACTTAAATCAACGACAACATTTGACAAATAGCGTGCCAAAGTTTAACCCGTACACATCGAAAAGCTTCAACCCATCTCCATGA